The Scleropages formosus chromosome 15, fSclFor1.1, whole genome shotgun sequence genomic sequence AGTACAACTTTCACTTTTTAGCATGATGGAAAGGAATTCTGCTAACGTGACTAATTTTTcgaaaatatttatattgttaGCAATTAATCATAAATTAAAACCACTCTTTCCCGTTCTGAGTGTTTTGGCCCacatttgatctttttttttttctttaaaattctgCCACTGCCTTTCTTGCTGTACCTATAGGAAACATACACAGCAACATTATTTCTAACACACCTATTCATCCTACACTCATTTGGACCCATCTGATGTGCTAAGGCAAccatattaattataattataattatatgcTATTTTTAAGGGTTTTATTCTGAGGATTAAGATTAAATTTGGAAGGCATCTCTATGCCAGTGGTCATATGAGGATAAAAAGTAGTGCAAACAAACCtcattttatctttttgtttACTTCAGTGGTCTTTTTCCTTAATGTTTTACTGTTATGCCCTTGCTCTTGCTATAGTTCTGCATGAAAGAAAATCAGTTAAACTTTTCAAGATCATGAATCAGAAGTTCCCAGCTAAAGTAAATGTGGCCAGGCAGCATTTTTAGTATCAGTATAAGAAACAGAGCTGAAGTTTTGTTGctttatagtgttttttttttttttttttctttaaggtgATCACAGCCAGTTTATGGGCCTTGTCATATGCAGGATGGGAATTTCACTGTCCCTAGTCATGCAGTTAGTGGTTGATAGAGGAGCTGTGATTTGGACAGACAGCGTGACTGTTTTCCAGGGAACAGACATGACGGAAGAGACTTTCCTGCCAAGAGGATTAGTGGCCAGCTGCTTCGGCTGATGAAAGAGTGAAATTTACCGCCATCCGCTCTTTATCAGCACTTATCATGATGTTTCTTGTGACCTGTCGCtctaaaaattacaaaacacccCACCACATCAAAGTCTTTCTTATTTCCTGGTCCCATATTCCAGGGGTTTCTGGAGCAAAAATATATAGGATCAACTGGAGTCAGTTATTGCATCTGAGAGTGTCCAACCTGTTATAAAAAGTAGTCAGAAAAAGACAGTTTATTTGGAAATTGCCAGTGTAAATATTATATACCTAAAGAATTTGGTAAATATACCGttgacagtttcttttttctagGCCTCTGGAGTGTTTTTCCTTAATACATGTGGGTTcttcaaagacaaaaaatgcctttttttttcctttaaaggttctttcttgtttgtttacaaaacaaaacaccaaaataagGGCTAAAAGCTAATCGGCCTAAATGTGCTCTGAAATGGATCCAAACAGAGAAGGATAAAAGCCTTTTCTATTTTCCCTGGCAAGATGAATATACCCTCTGaatgcatatttaatgtgtTCCAACGTTTTAAATATTCCTTTCATTTATAGctattaatgtaaatgtttaataaggTTGCTTTCCTGGCAAGAGTCAGCAGAATCCTTCGAGCCTCGTTTATTGTTTGTGACATTCCAAACACATATTTCATTTAGTCTTtcagtcattattattaattttggaTACATAGGGTTTGGAAAGGTGGTGGCTGGATCCCTCTCTTTTTAATACCAGCACTGGATGGAGAAGGATAGTTCTTAAAAATTGTTTATGAAAAACTAATTAACGGTGCACTTCTTAAGTCCAATCACATGCTGAGTACCAATCAATCCCAATAATCAATTAAGGTACATCTAAATTACAACCCAGTGAATAGACTGTAGAGTTTTAggaataaattacaaatatgtaaacattaattcagttatttaaatgttacaaacaGCTGTTTCaacacaaatatatttacagtatacaataataataataagttttaCAATGCAAGTGTGATGTGAGATTGCATTGCATTGAGAACTGAATAACCTACATGCTTTCTCTGAagtgaatatgaaatataaGCTTGTAAACAAGACACCACTGACCTGTTGCCCTGGTCTGTGCTTCAGTTTGTCAAGTGGCATATCTGTTGGATAACCtcagtttatttgttgctttttgGGTATGTGAGAAAACTTTTACAacatagacattttttttttaaatgggaaaatgctTTGTTAGgcttaaatttattattttatttattatttatatactgACTTTCCTTTGCAGATCAAGGAGAGAAACATCCAGAGTGCAGACTGGAAGTCATAAGTCTGGCAGGTTGGTCAATCAAACATTTTGACAGGGGTGAACATATGGGATTACGTTCCCCAGATTTCTGAAGGGATCTGCTTGAGATGGATGTAAGTGAATGTATACTAGCTAAATTGGGATTACATGCATCATTTCTTCCTCAGTGAATGAGGTTTATATAGATAAATGTAAGATCTCTGTCAAGATGACAGACGCTGCAAAAACTGGGGAATCAGTTCTTTGTGTACTGTAACATGCAGTACATACATGATGCATTCAGCAATTGCACAATTTGAAAATACTATGCACTTTTGTATAACtgccaaaatgcatttttttctgagaagccTGAATGCAGTTAAATCGGTAagatttatttctgcatttctgcagaAGACATTGGGTTCCACACATAACCAAGTGCTCCCACTCAGATGGGACATTTTACCACCACAGTTCTTCCTTTGTAAATAACATACATCTAAACTGGTGAATGGAAAATCCAGAAAGCGGAAAATGTTTAGATTGTGTGTGAAATTACTGTCTGTTCTGCATGTCCTGATTTTTGTGCAGTTGCTTCATTTTCTGTGGGAGTGTGACATAGTTCAGAAAAGGCAACGGATAATCAtccatatgcaaaaaaaatgaactgctgAGCTTCATGTAAGGAAGAGTGCTTTATCACTTCCTTGCAGTCCTGTCCTGCGAAGGAGTCCAGACATGACAAAGTCCCCCGTGACAAAATCCGAGCAGCTCTTAAGAATAGATGACCATGACTTTACAATGAGGCCTGGGTTTGGAGGTAAGTTTTCAactaaattaaacttttattataGGTGGAAGCGCTCCCTGTTTGGTGATTCACTTTTATTAGTTTTAGAAGTGACTTGGTTTTAATCTGTTGAAAGCAATAGCCTTTACTTTACTGGGAAAGCCTATTGGATACATTTTTCAAGTCTGTTCTAGTCGAACTTTGCATTCAAAAATGTCTCTGCTGGATTCACAGGGACATCTGGTATAATATCTCAATTTTTTACACTGACATAATGAAGAATGGATTAAAGTGTTATGGTTTAGTGATTAATTACTGGCTACTATCATCATGGGATGGTGGAGAGGAGCTACCCATCTTTGCTATTGCTTATCTCCTATGGTCCAGTAAGAGTACGAGTGGTCCGGCCTGGTAGTTTCCTGGCGACCTCGAACAGAAACAAGCCATAGTCTTGTACCCCATCTGCATGTGCTTCTTTTGAAGGGATTAAAATTCCTCGTGCACTGGTTAGGGTTGCAGGGTTGATGTTTGTGTCACCAAGGGAGGTACTTTGTGAAGGAAACTGGACTGCTTTATTTTGTGTGGctcacacagatgtgtgtgtgtgtgtgtgtgtgtgtgtgtggtagctACTGTCAGACAATAGGTTGCCTAGTGGGTCAGGAGACAAACTTGTCACCTGGAATTTATTTGTCTAAGTGCAAGAAAACGCCTGTGCAAGAAACCTTGAGTAAGACAGACATTTAAAAGAAGAGTATACCTGGGTGAAATTTGGTCTCTTTGGAGAAGCTGTTGCTGGCCAACAAAAATcatgatgaaaataaaacagaggTGCACAGCTGATGATAAGCTGTAGAGGCTGTGTGGCTCCCGCTGAGGTGTGGGTTTTGTCATACTGAGGTCTTTCCGGACTAGCAAGTGGAAAATCATGGGGTAGAAAACTgtatttatggttttttttttttattgttttatttttggctcATATTCAAAAAGCCAAGACAAAATCCTTGCCATATGGATCACGATGACCTGTCAGCTCCAGAATAAGtatggaaggaagaaaaaagcaaaagtagCAAAACAGAacactgcaaaatatttaaCTGGAAACTCAAAATTCCAGGCAAATACACCCAAAACACACTCTGCATGAATTAATAACTCCCAAACCGTGCAGCATCATTGCAAACATCTCCACTCAAACTCACTCAGTCAATCAGCCAATCAATTTCCAGTGTCATTTAATAGAGTCTATATTGAGGTTAATGACCGCACCTGGTACTTGTTTCCTCGTAACAAACTCTCGTTCGTGCAGCTATCGGTCTGGGAGGAGGAAATGTGATCTGGTCTCATGTTTCCTGCACATGTGTTTATGCACTTCctcttattctttatttatttcttttatttctaagACTTTAGAAAATTGCCTGTGGTCATGTTAAAAATCATACTTCTCattgtgagtctgtgtgtgcagGAAGTGGCTACTAACTGTTAAATTAGACTTAATAAAACTGAGTTTTTATTGAACTTTCCGTGTGGTACACAGTGTTTAGTTTAATTGAATGACTTTTTGGTGTTGTGAATTACATTGaccaaaaagcagaaacaattTGGAAATCGGCAATTTCTGACGAGCTGTTTCTCCTTTACCAGAACCAGTTGTCATACAAAGAATATCAAAACTGAAGGAGAAATTTCTCATCAAATCTAgcttgaagttaaaaaaaaaaaaactcaagcaGGACCTTTAATTCTGGACTTTTTGCTGAGAAACTGCACTCAGACAACCATTATAACTGCTTTTATCAGTCTGTCTTTTAAAACATCTACTCTCTTCAGCTTAAAAATCTGCTGaaagtgagggggaaaaaaaagcacaaagctgGATATTATCCAGCTATTGGCAGCTGTGACAAGTTTGATCCATTATGACCTAGTTGCATGTGTTCTCCACAGAGGATAATGGAGAGCAaacgagagagaaaaaaacagactcATTCAGATAAAATCCACTCTACTCACTGAAccatactttttaaatgttcccTGACAAGGccttaaaaagcaaaatgtataaCAAGCTTTTTCAAGTAGAGGGATGGTTATATTGCAGCGTTGGGGAAAGTGGCAGTAAATTGCTCAGTGTGGGGTGTTTactgttatttaaatgtaatgatttttttctctgactTTCAGTTGAACCAGAcaccatattttaattttggaatACTGTGTTGCAGTGCtctttgaaaaaatatgtattcgATTACCCGAATTTAGAAAAGCGAAACTGAAAACTGGACATTTGTTACCTGtcctttattttaattatatagtTGATTAtatgattattataattattctaGCTGTTActtgaaaatgacaatattttccccctttttcatGATTCTGAATACATTGTTCTCCCATTTAAGGGCCTGCGATTCCTGTTGGGGTGGATGTTCAGGTCGAAAGCCTTGACACAATTTCTGAAGTTGATATGGTATGTATCTCATTTATCTCATTTATGTGTAAGATTTATATCAAATTTATAGTACTACACTAATGTTAATTAGTGCACTTTCAACTAGTGTGAACTTTTCGTGGTATaaattgtgttttcattcattattcaaaGAGAATCAGTTCGCAATAAATGCGTTAAGTATGACATATAAGCTTATCACTGATAACTCAATAATGATAAGCAAAACTTAGGTCAGATAGACAAATCCTAAACAGCAGAGTTACTGTTTTATAAGTATTTCagattatttgctttttaatgaatacatcaagataaaaataaattgttagaCCCATATATTGTGTTGTAATTAATTATACAAACAgctttctaaattttttttttgacccaaAGAGATTTATAATGGTTGCACATGACTTCAAGTCTTACAATATCCTTCAACACTACTGGACATGTTTACATGAACTTTTCAAAATGAGAGTTTAACCTCTTGGTGGCCATCAGAGTGTAGCTATGCAGTAACACTGTGTTTTCAGGACTTCACTATGACCCTGTACCTGAGACACTACTGGAAGGATGAGCGCCTGTCTTTCCCCAGCACGAACAACCAGAGCATGACCTTCGACAGTCGCCTGGTGAGAAAGATCTGGGTCCCCGACATGTTCTTTGTGCATTCAAAAAGGTCCTTCATCCATGACACCACGACGGACAATGTAATGCTGCGCGTGTATCCTGATGGCAACGTGCTCTACAGTTTAAGGTAAATgagagaacaaacaaacataacatttttgATATGTAATGCTTGTTGATATGTATTCATAATTCCATGTGAATGAATATTAACACAACATAAAacagtgcatttatttatggTCCAGCAGGCAGCAACAGATGACAGACTTTTAACCTGAAAGTTATTAATTCAATCAAGAAATCAAGAtcaagaaatttacatttaatttctgtaCTAAAAGGacccaaataaatgtaatttataacaTAAACGGGTAAAAGATTGCTTTAGATAAAACTCCATTAAAACCATCTTATAAGTAATGTATTAATATTCAGAGAATTTGCTAGTCAgaaatgtgtggtttttttaactttacacTGTAAATTACACTGAATAACCAAAGGATTTTGAAATCTACATATGTGATCAAAGATGAAAAGCTTGAACTTTTGTGAAACTAGGCAGGAAAAGTATCTAATATACTAtatgaaatgtttacattactCAGAAAtggaagagcaggaccatgcATTGAGGGAAAATGGGAACAGTTGAATCATGTCCATCGCATTCTTTTACTTAAGCCTGAAactttactattattatcacTGCATTTGAAGGATTACAGTTACCTCCATGTGCAACATGGATCTGAGTCGATTCCCTCTGGACACTCAGACTTGCTCCCTCGAGATCGAGAGCTGTGAGTCTCTGATGGCCTTCACCTTCTCTCTTTTCATTGTAACCCCTCATTACCGATATTTTCTCACTCTGTCTTTATTCATTTCCAATGAAGTATGTTCTAACCACTTTGTTTCTACAGATGCATATACAGATGATGACCTCATGCTCTATTGGAAGAAGGGCAATGACTCCCTGAAGACTGATGACAGGATATCGCTGTCTCAGTTTCTCATCCAGAAGTTCCACACAACCACAAAGCTAGCATTTTATAGCAGTACAGGTATCTTCTAGCAGAGGTTGATGTTATTCTAGAGGCAATCGGTGTTGACCAGACCCAAGGTTATGTACTGAAATTGTTTTTATGCCTTTTCCTTCCACCCAGGCTGGTACAATCGTCTGTATATCCACTTTACACTGCGGCGACACATCTTCTTCTTTCTGCTGCAGACCTACTTTCCAGCCACACTGATGGTCATGCTCTCCTGGGTATCTTTCTGGATTGACCGGCGAGCAGTTCCTGCTAGGGTTCCTCTAGGTTAgcagtttatatttacatttatttatttagcagacgtggggggtgcggtggtgcagtggattggactgggtcctgctctccagtgggtctggggtttgagtcccgcttggggtgccttgcggcggactgatgtcccgtcctgggtgtgtcccctccccctccagcttatgccctgtgttgccgggttaggctccggttccccgtgaccccgtatggggcaagcggttcagaaaatgtgtgtgtgtgtttggcagatggttttctccaaagcagcttccaatgaactctatgttatGTTAACAGCtgacacaccttagtcaccaaggtgacttacactgctagatacactacttacactgggtcactcatccatacatcagtggaacacacactctctgtgtcactcacacactatgggtgaacctgaacagcatgtctttggactgtgggaggaaacagagcacctggaggaaacccacacagggagaacatgcaaattccacacagactgagcagggatcaaacgcacatcctcttgcaccaccgaggtcgctgtgccgccatgccgtCCGGTTTCTTTGCTATTGAAATTCTGATTTAGAATATTACTTTTACAAAAGCACATTACCATCATTT encodes the following:
- the LOC108921154 gene encoding gamma-aminobutyric acid receptor subunit rho-1-like, translated to MTKSPVTKSEQLLRIDDHDFTMRPGFGGPAIPVGVDVQVESLDTISEVDMDFTMTLYLRHYWKDERLSFPSTNNQSMTFDSRLVRKIWVPDMFFVHSKRSFIHDTTTDNVMLRVYPDGNVLYSLRITVTSMCNMDLSRFPLDTQTCSLEIESYAYTDDDLMLYWKKGNDSLKTDDRISLSQFLIQKFHTTTKLAFYSSTGWYNRLYIHFTLRRHIFFFLLQTYFPATLMVMLSWVSFWIDRRAVPARVPLGITTVLTMSTIITGVNASMPRVSYIKAVDVYLWVSFVFVFLSVIEYAAVNYLTTVQERKERKLRDQLPCTCGISHPDPMIMNASYSDIDVNATGNYSMPETRNKQERTLAQLVFGDGQGRGPMKTSWGYMSMWIDTHAIDKYSRVIFPGAYTLFNIIYWSIYS